From Nocardioides daedukensis, the proteins below share one genomic window:
- a CDS encoding HNH endonuclease signature motif containing protein produces MNNTAAATTFGVEDLDGAALCSEVSGLSRDALAIAARRYAVAHQWCITHPPLEEGEAATFGDVRLPGLSGCDSRVGGEGTPGVAVFAVEAYAATAGLSTGTAAQILSDALDLQHRLPRTWARVVALELPAWTAAQIARDTTRLSHNCVNWIDHQLDHRGYRPKAVDETTRQAIATFHPELMKKPETGKDDWDVRVNHDAGYAPGTSRLDAIGDSLDLEKFSQLINDEATTLGRLGDPDTHAQRKAKALGVIADRHATCQDTLDLTGSDDLDAPAGRGTRPATPEDCPADYTKNSVLDAMAAARAAAEAGAGTGDTSGPTLADVLADAQATAEAAFDAATAARAASVAAGFGDPIHPTTGAPLPATRSYVTAKLHLHFTLADIIRTLRGDLDPDTKVVDAGRLGAQLLSLVQDWLSRLGSNARITPVIDLTETWAVDQHDPPDRMREQVQLRDQHCVFPYCTITANRTDLDHIDAYDPHGPPGQTNPDNLACLCRSHHRMKTFAGWTYRREPDGSYHWTDPYEQRWRVTPGQGTTPLDPADDDALDQAA; encoded by the coding sequence ATGAACAACACCGCAGCCGCCACCACGTTCGGGGTCGAGGACCTCGACGGTGCGGCGCTGTGTTCAGAGGTCTCCGGGCTCTCGCGAGACGCGCTCGCAATCGCGGCACGGCGCTACGCGGTGGCCCACCAGTGGTGCATCACCCACCCGCCCCTCGAAGAGGGTGAGGCTGCCACCTTCGGTGACGTCAGGCTGCCGGGCCTGTCCGGATGCGACTCCCGGGTCGGCGGCGAAGGAACACCCGGCGTAGCGGTCTTCGCCGTCGAGGCCTACGCCGCCACCGCAGGCCTGTCCACCGGAACCGCGGCACAGATCCTCTCCGACGCCCTCGACCTACAGCACCGCCTGCCACGCACCTGGGCCCGAGTCGTAGCCCTGGAGCTGCCGGCTTGGACCGCCGCCCAGATCGCCCGCGACACCACCCGGCTCTCCCACAACTGCGTCAACTGGATCGACCACCAGCTCGACCACCGCGGCTACCGCCCCAAGGCCGTCGACGAGACCACCCGACAAGCCATCGCCACCTTCCACCCCGAACTGATGAAGAAGCCCGAGACCGGCAAGGACGACTGGGACGTACGGGTTAACCACGACGCCGGCTACGCGCCCGGCACCTCACGACTGGACGCGATCGGGGACAGCCTCGACCTGGAGAAGTTCAGCCAGCTGATCAACGACGAAGCCACCACCCTCGGTCGCCTGGGCGACCCCGACACCCACGCCCAACGCAAAGCCAAAGCACTCGGCGTCATCGCCGACCGGCACGCCACATGCCAGGACACCCTCGACCTCACCGGCAGCGACGACTTGGACGCTCCGGCCGGGCGAGGAACGAGGCCCGCGACTCCCGAGGACTGCCCAGCCGACTACACCAAGAACTCGGTCCTGGACGCGATGGCCGCTGCCCGAGCCGCAGCCGAGGCAGGGGCTGGCACTGGCGACACCAGCGGCCCCACCCTGGCCGACGTGCTCGCCGACGCACAAGCCACCGCAGAAGCTGCCTTCGACGCCGCGACCGCAGCCCGCGCCGCCTCCGTGGCGGCCGGATTCGGCGACCCGATCCACCCCACCACCGGCGCACCGCTCCCCGCGACCCGGTCCTACGTCACCGCCAAGCTCCACCTCCACTTCACCCTCGCCGACATCATCCGCACCCTGCGCGGCGACCTCGACCCCGACACGAAAGTGGTCGACGCCGGCAGGCTCGGAGCCCAGCTCCTGAGCCTCGTCCAGGACTGGCTGTCCCGGCTCGGATCAAACGCCCGGATCACACCCGTGATCGACCTGACCGAGACCTGGGCCGTCGACCAGCACGACCCACCCGACCGAATGCGCGAACAGGTCCAGCTCCGCGACCAACACTGCGTCTTCCCCTACTGCACCATCACCGCCAACCGCACCGACCTCGACCACATCGACGCCTACGACCCCCACGGTCCACCCGGGCAGACCAACCCCGACAACCTCGCCTGCCTGTGCAGGAGCCACCACCGGATGAAAACCTTCGCCGGCTGGACCTACCGGCGCGAACCCGACGGGTCCTACCACTGGACCGACCCCTACGAACAGCGATGGCGCGTCACCCCCGGACAAGGCACCACCCCACTCGACCCAGCTGACGACGACGCGCTCGACCAGGCCGCCTGA
- the tsaD gene encoding tRNA (adenosine(37)-N6)-threonylcarbamoyltransferase complex transferase subunit TsaD has protein sequence MNQSAHQPLVLGIESSCDETGVGIVRGHTLLADAVASSMEQHAPYGGVVPEIASRAHLESIVPMIELACERASVKLHDVDAIAVTSGPGLAGALMVGVGAAKALAFALDKPIYGVNHLAGHVAVDQLEHGALPEPTLALLVSGGHSNLLRVNDISSDIVSLGATIDDAAGEAYDKVARLLGLSYPGGPVIDAAAASGNSVAIDFPRGLTSRKDLERHRFDFSFSGLKTAVARWVEARQRAGEDVPINDVAASFQEAVVDVLTRKAIDACVESGIEHLVISGGVAANSRLRVLAEERASAKGIELRVPKRSLCTDNGAMIAALGSEIVARGHGPSSLDFPADSSQPVGTVVSSPLG, from the coding sequence ATGAACCAGTCCGCCCACCAGCCACTGGTCCTCGGGATCGAGTCGTCCTGTGACGAGACCGGGGTCGGCATCGTCCGCGGCCACACCCTGCTCGCGGACGCGGTCGCCAGCTCGATGGAGCAGCACGCGCCCTACGGCGGAGTGGTCCCCGAGATCGCCTCGCGCGCGCACCTGGAGTCGATCGTGCCGATGATCGAGCTAGCCTGCGAGCGCGCCTCGGTGAAGCTGCACGACGTGGACGCCATCGCGGTGACCAGCGGACCCGGCCTGGCCGGCGCGCTGATGGTCGGCGTCGGCGCGGCCAAGGCGTTGGCATTCGCCCTGGACAAGCCGATCTACGGCGTCAACCACCTCGCCGGCCACGTCGCGGTCGACCAGCTCGAGCACGGCGCGCTGCCCGAGCCGACGCTCGCGCTGCTGGTCAGCGGCGGACACTCCAACCTGCTCCGGGTCAACGACATCAGCTCCGACATCGTCTCCCTGGGCGCCACCATCGACGACGCGGCAGGGGAGGCCTACGACAAGGTCGCCCGGCTTCTCGGGCTCTCCTATCCCGGCGGCCCGGTGATCGACGCCGCCGCTGCGTCGGGCAACTCGGTCGCGATCGACTTCCCGCGCGGACTCACCTCCCGCAAGGACCTCGAGCGGCACCGCTTCGACTTCTCCTTCTCCGGGCTCAAGACCGCGGTCGCCAGGTGGGTCGAGGCCCGGCAACGAGCCGGGGAGGACGTCCCGATCAACGACGTGGCGGCCAGCTTCCAGGAAGCCGTGGTCGACGTACTCACCCGCAAGGCGATCGACGCCTGCGTGGAGTCCGGCATCGAGCACCTGGTGATCAGTGGGGGCGTCGCGGCCAACTCACGCCTGCGTGTCCTGGCCGAGGAACGGGCCAGCGCCAAGGGCATCGAGCTGCGGGTGCCCAAGCGCAGCCTGTGCACCGACAACGGGGCGATGATCGCCGCGCTCGGCTCCGAGATCGTGGCCCGCGGCCACGGCCCCTCGTCGCTGGACTTCCCGGCGGACTCCTCGCAGCCGGTCGGGACCGTCGTCTCGTCGCCCCTCGGCTGA
- a CDS encoding glycoside hydrolase family 3 protein: MSSSLLRRSVVGALGLALVATGCSGDPSPTEPADSGSADSSDVRVGDTPTIAPGPAASLNPGPEARSKARAMVAKLGLAELAGQVIVARYGGTGSPSELVSSLHLGGVIVFDDNVQSTDQIAAVNRDLRTSVDRPLMIGVDQEGGVVERVKRGATRFPAFMSAGAADRPALTRAAARGSARELAGLGFTTVFAPSADVTTGADDPTIGSRSAGSDPRLVATHVIAAADGISSAGVMPVLKHFPGHGSVPADSHEELPVQVRSRAALTNTDLVPFQDAVDIRVPAIMVGHIDVRAVDPGTPSSLSKKVITGLLRHQMGFDGLVITDALDMAAVQEEYGAAKAAVRSLQAGADVLLMPADVRAARDGIVAAVKSGELKRSRLEEAATRALAHLIHQAAQRSQPADAGSQAKSSQALSAAAVTVVAGPCSGNLVPEGIHVTGSPDRVTRLQSAARAAGVPLGRGKRVALVGFGADVPAGADIVVATDSPYVLGRSSAPVRIATYGDTPGAMKALVGVLTGKATAPGKLPVAVSGVARTGC; encoded by the coding sequence GTGTCCTCCTCGTTGCTCCGTCGCAGTGTGGTCGGTGCGCTCGGCCTCGCGCTGGTCGCGACCGGATGCTCGGGCGACCCGAGCCCCACAGAGCCCGCGGACAGCGGGTCCGCCGACTCCAGCGACGTACGCGTCGGTGACACGCCCACCATCGCCCCCGGCCCGGCTGCGAGCCTGAACCCGGGCCCCGAAGCCCGGTCCAAGGCTCGTGCGATGGTGGCGAAGCTCGGCCTGGCCGAGCTCGCCGGGCAGGTGATCGTCGCGCGCTACGGCGGCACCGGGTCGCCCTCCGAGCTCGTCTCCTCGCTGCACCTGGGTGGGGTGATCGTCTTCGACGACAACGTGCAGTCGACTGACCAGATCGCGGCGGTCAACCGGGACCTTCGCACTTCGGTGGACCGTCCGTTGATGATCGGCGTCGACCAGGAGGGCGGCGTGGTCGAGCGGGTGAAGCGTGGCGCCACCCGGTTCCCCGCCTTCATGTCGGCCGGTGCCGCGGATCGACCCGCCCTGACCAGGGCAGCGGCCCGGGGCAGCGCGCGAGAGCTGGCCGGCCTCGGCTTCACGACAGTCTTCGCGCCCTCGGCCGACGTCACCACCGGAGCCGACGACCCGACCATCGGATCGCGCTCGGCGGGCTCGGATCCCCGGCTGGTGGCAACACACGTGATCGCCGCCGCCGACGGGATCAGCTCGGCCGGAGTGATGCCGGTGCTCAAGCACTTCCCCGGACACGGCTCCGTGCCTGCGGACAGCCACGAGGAGCTGCCGGTGCAGGTGCGTTCGCGCGCAGCGTTGACCAACACGGACCTGGTTCCGTTCCAGGACGCGGTCGACATCCGGGTCCCCGCCATCATGGTGGGGCACATCGACGTACGAGCCGTGGACCCCGGGACGCCCTCGAGCCTGTCGAAGAAGGTGATCACCGGGCTGCTTCGTCATCAGATGGGCTTTGACGGGTTGGTGATCACCGACGCCCTCGACATGGCCGCGGTCCAGGAGGAGTACGGCGCCGCCAAGGCAGCGGTCAGGTCATTGCAGGCCGGCGCCGACGTGCTGTTGATGCCCGCTGACGTTCGCGCCGCCCGGGACGGGATCGTGGCAGCGGTGAAGTCCGGGGAGCTCAAGAGGTCACGACTGGAGGAGGCCGCGACGCGTGCGTTGGCCCACCTGATCCACCAGGCAGCCCAGCGGTCGCAGCCGGCCGATGCGGGCAGCCAGGCCAAGTCGTCGCAGGCCCTGTCCGCGGCGGCCGTCACGGTGGTTGCCGGGCCCTGCAGCGGAAACCTCGTGCCGGAAGGGATCCACGTCACCGGATCGCCCGACCGGGTGACGCGCCTGCAGTCCGCCGCCCGCGCGGCCGGTGTCCCGTTGGGCCGTGGCAAGAGAGTCGCCCTGGTCGGGTTCGGCGCAGATGTTCCCGCAGGCGCCGACATCGTGGTCGCCACCGACTCTCCCTATGTCTTGGGCCGTTCCTCGGCGCCGGTGAGAATCGCGACCTATGGGGACACGCCGGGAGCGATGAAGGCGCTGGTCGGCGTGCTCACGGGGAAGGCCACGGCGCCAGGCAAGCTGCCCGTCGCAGTCAGTGGTGTTGCCCGTACTGGCTGCTGA
- the rimI gene encoding ribosomal protein S18-alanine N-acetyltransferase, whose translation MIGPNSIRPAKATDLETVAELDDELFGAEAWDEESLLDELERPGRTFVVLEDDSDGEPEVVGYAITMTSGDIADLVRIGVHPQRHREGIAGLLLEHLVDAAKEESVDRMLLEVSSLNREGLGFYAATGFTQIDVRERYYKDGSDAIVMKRSLGPSCNWSNA comes from the coding sequence GTGATCGGGCCCAATTCGATCCGTCCGGCCAAGGCGACCGATCTGGAGACCGTTGCCGAGCTCGACGACGAGCTCTTCGGTGCCGAGGCCTGGGACGAGGAGAGCCTGCTCGACGAGCTGGAGCGCCCGGGGCGGACCTTCGTGGTGCTGGAGGACGACAGCGATGGTGAGCCCGAGGTGGTCGGCTACGCGATCACGATGACCAGTGGCGACATCGCCGACCTGGTGCGGATCGGCGTACACCCGCAGCGGCACCGCGAGGGCATCGCCGGCCTGCTCCTGGAGCACCTCGTCGATGCCGCCAAGGAGGAGTCCGTGGACCGGATGTTGCTGGAGGTCTCCTCCCTCAACCGCGAGGGTCTCGGGTTCTATGCGGCCACCGGGTTCACCCAGATCGACGTCCGAGAGCGCTACTACAAGGACGGCTCCGACGCGATCGTGATGAAGCGCTCGCTCGGTCCGTCGTGCAACTGGAGCAACGCATGA
- a CDS encoding tellurite resistance/C4-dicarboxylate transporter family protein — translation MAHPDLSGAPRLTRGVAALSPGYFAFVMASGIISVALQLQGQELLSHAFLATGVVGYVVLVVLTGWRAVAFGSLMLADFRDPKRAFGFFTFVAGTNVLGARAGMEGWYAVTAVALAVGGVVWLLLGYIVPWSAVMGREERPVVLRANGTWFIWVVASQSVALVAATLSAVHDAHELAVLAVLAWSVGVVTYAASAVFVSLRLMLYPLAPEEFDPPYWVSMGAIAITVVAGANIVEMGSTPMVDAIRGLVAGLSVVFWCFATWLLPVLFAAGFWRHGLRRVPLRYEPTLWSIIFPLGMYAVASMSLGRADHLPLVASIGEAWVWVAIVAWILVAAGMLRHLVVGGRAISGEPDGPRSVPGR, via the coding sequence ATGGCACACCCTGACCTGAGCGGGGCGCCGCGACTGACCCGCGGCGTCGCGGCGCTGAGCCCGGGCTACTTCGCGTTCGTGATGGCCTCCGGGATCATCTCCGTCGCGCTGCAGCTGCAGGGCCAGGAACTGCTCTCGCACGCGTTCCTGGCCACCGGCGTGGTGGGTTATGTCGTGCTCGTCGTGCTGACCGGGTGGCGAGCCGTCGCCTTCGGCAGCCTGATGCTGGCGGACTTCCGGGACCCGAAGCGGGCCTTCGGTTTTTTCACCTTCGTCGCCGGCACCAACGTGCTCGGCGCCCGAGCCGGCATGGAGGGGTGGTACGCCGTCACCGCGGTCGCCCTGGCTGTGGGAGGCGTGGTCTGGTTGCTGCTGGGCTACATCGTGCCGTGGAGCGCGGTGATGGGCCGCGAGGAGCGGCCGGTGGTGCTGAGGGCCAACGGCACCTGGTTCATCTGGGTGGTCGCCAGCCAGTCGGTGGCGCTTGTCGCGGCGACCCTGTCCGCCGTCCACGACGCGCACGAGCTCGCGGTCCTGGCGGTGTTGGCCTGGTCGGTGGGCGTGGTCACTTATGCCGCCTCGGCGGTCTTCGTCTCCCTGCGGCTGATGCTCTATCCGCTGGCCCCCGAGGAGTTCGACCCGCCCTACTGGGTCTCCATGGGCGCGATCGCGATCACCGTCGTGGCCGGAGCGAACATCGTGGAGATGGGCTCGACGCCGATGGTCGACGCGATCCGCGGGCTGGTGGCGGGGCTGTCGGTCGTCTTCTGGTGCTTCGCCACCTGGCTGCTGCCGGTGCTCTTCGCCGCCGGCTTCTGGCGGCACGGGCTGCGCCGGGTGCCGCTGCGCTATGAGCCCACCCTGTGGAGCATCATCTTCCCGCTCGGGATGTATGCCGTGGCCAGCATGTCCTTGGGCCGCGCCGACCACCTGCCGTTGGTCGCATCGATCGGTGAGGCCTGGGTGTGGGTCGCGATCGTGGCCTGGATCCTGGTCGCGGCAGGGATGCTGCGACACCTGGTGGTGGGTGGAAGGGCGATCAGCGGGGAGCCAGATGGGCCCCGTTCGGTGCCCGGGCGCTAA
- the tsaB gene encoding tRNA (adenosine(37)-N6)-threonylcarbamoyltransferase complex dimerization subunit type 1 TsaB → MLLALDTASPQVTVALLDDAGTVVAERRSEHLMKHAEQLAPMIAGVLADAGADRIDITAVAVGVGPGPFTGLRVGLATARTLAMVLEVPVYGVCSLDALAVEAVVTGAVDGPFLVATDARRKEVYWASYDEDGARTSEPSVDRPADVASELPVVGEGAQLYPDSFPNGVGPTRPGAGWLGRAVVEERAELLDPDPLYLRRPDAVMPSRPKAVS, encoded by the coding sequence GTGCTCCTTGCCCTTGACACTGCCTCCCCGCAGGTGACCGTCGCCCTGCTCGACGACGCTGGAACGGTGGTCGCCGAACGCCGCAGCGAGCACCTGATGAAGCACGCCGAGCAGCTGGCGCCGATGATCGCCGGGGTGCTCGCCGACGCGGGCGCCGACCGGATCGACATCACCGCCGTTGCGGTCGGGGTCGGGCCCGGTCCGTTCACCGGCCTGCGGGTCGGCCTCGCCACCGCGCGGACCCTTGCGATGGTCCTGGAGGTCCCGGTGTACGGCGTGTGCTCGCTCGACGCGCTCGCCGTCGAGGCGGTCGTGACCGGCGCCGTCGACGGACCGTTCCTGGTCGCCACTGATGCGCGCCGCAAGGAGGTCTACTGGGCCTCCTATGACGAGGACGGCGCTCGCACCAGCGAACCCTCCGTCGACCGTCCGGCCGACGTGGCAAGTGAACTGCCGGTCGTTGGCGAGGGTGCCCAGCTCTATCCCGACTCGTTCCCGAACGGAGTCGGCCCGACCCGGCCCGGTGCCGGCTGGCTCGGCCGGGCAGTGGTCGAGGAGCGTGCCGAGCTGCTCGATCCGGACCCGCTCTACCTGCGTCGTCCCGACGCCGTGATGCCGTCGCGTCCGAAGGCAGTCTCGTGA
- a CDS encoding MBL fold metallo-hydrolase: MTARIDHAVVSGTFSLDGETHEVDNNIWVIGDDTECIVIDAPHDVDAIRAVIGDRTLKAILCTHAHDDHVRVAPALRNAVPAPILLHPDDRPLWELTHTDELWDLDLADGQELEVGGATLRILHTPGHAPGAVCVYVESLGAVFTGDTLFNGGPGATGRSFSDRPTIEASIRAKLFALPDETVVHTGHGDDTTIGAEKANLG, encoded by the coding sequence ATGACCGCGCGGATCGACCACGCCGTCGTCTCGGGGACCTTCTCCCTCGACGGCGAGACTCACGAGGTGGACAACAACATCTGGGTGATCGGCGACGACACCGAGTGCATCGTCATCGACGCCCCGCACGACGTGGACGCGATCCGTGCCGTGATCGGGGACCGCACGCTGAAGGCGATCCTGTGCACCCACGCCCACGACGACCACGTGCGGGTGGCGCCGGCGCTGCGCAACGCCGTACCCGCCCCGATCCTGCTGCACCCCGACGACAGGCCCCTGTGGGAGCTGACGCACACCGACGAGCTGTGGGACCTCGACCTGGCCGACGGCCAGGAGCTCGAGGTCGGCGGCGCCACCCTGCGCATCCTGCACACGCCGGGCCACGCCCCCGGCGCCGTGTGCGTGTACGTCGAGTCGCTCGGCGCGGTCTTCACCGGCGACACGCTCTTCAACGGCGGTCCGGGTGCCACCGGTCGGTCGTTTTCCGACCGGCCCACGATCGAGGCATCGATCAGGGCGAAGCTGTTCGCGCTGCCCGACGAGACCGTGGTGCACACCGGGCACGGTGACGACACCACCATCGGGGCCGAGAAGGCCAACCTCGGTTGA
- a CDS encoding S-(hydroxymethyl)mycothiol dehydrogenase, with protein MQQVRAVVAKAKGAPVEVVTINVPDPGPGEAVVKIQACGVCHTDLHYREGGINDEFPFLLGHEAAGIVEAVGPDVTGVAPGDFVVLNWRAVCGECRACKRGDLHYCFNTHNATQKMTLEDGTELSPALGIGAFAEKTLVAAGQCTKVDPEARPAAVGLLGCGVMAGIGAAINTGAVTRGKSVAVIGCGGVGVAAIAGSALAGASPIIAVDIDAKKLEVAKKMGATHTVDSSKTDPVEEIARIAAETYPGADGADVVIEAVGRPETWKQAFYARDLAGTVVLVGVPTPDMKLPDLPLIDVFGRGGALKSSWYGDCLPSRDFPMLVDLYTQGRLDLDAFVSEEIGIEDIEAAFDKMHSGDVLRSVVLMDGGN; from the coding sequence GTGCAGCAGGTCAGAGCAGTGGTCGCCAAGGCAAAGGGCGCTCCGGTCGAAGTGGTGACCATCAACGTCCCCGATCCCGGTCCGGGCGAGGCGGTCGTGAAGATCCAGGCCTGCGGGGTCTGCCACACCGACCTGCACTACCGCGAGGGCGGGATCAACGACGAGTTCCCCTTCCTGCTCGGCCACGAGGCGGCCGGCATCGTGGAGGCCGTCGGGCCGGACGTCACCGGCGTCGCCCCCGGCGACTTCGTCGTCCTGAACTGGCGCGCCGTGTGCGGTGAGTGCCGCGCGTGCAAGCGCGGAGACCTGCACTACTGCTTCAACACGCACAACGCGACGCAGAAGATGACCCTCGAGGACGGGACCGAGCTCTCCCCGGCCCTGGGCATCGGAGCCTTCGCGGAGAAGACCCTGGTCGCCGCGGGCCAGTGCACCAAGGTCGACCCCGAGGCCCGCCCGGCAGCGGTCGGCCTGCTCGGATGCGGCGTGATGGCCGGCATCGGTGCCGCGATCAACACCGGTGCGGTCACCCGCGGCAAGTCCGTTGCCGTGATCGGCTGCGGAGGCGTCGGCGTCGCCGCCATCGCCGGGTCCGCGCTCGCCGGTGCCAGCCCGATCATCGCCGTCGACATCGACGCCAAGAAGCTCGAGGTGGCCAAGAAGATGGGCGCCACCCACACCGTCGACTCCTCCAAGACCGATCCGGTCGAGGAGATCGCCCGGATCGCCGCAGAGACCTACCCCGGCGCCGACGGAGCCGACGTCGTGATCGAGGCGGTCGGTCGTCCGGAGACGTGGAAGCAGGCGTTCTACGCCCGCGACCTGGCCGGCACCGTGGTCCTGGTCGGCGTGCCCACCCCGGACATGAAGCTGCCGGACCTGCCGCTGATCGACGTGTTCGGTCGCGGTGGTGCACTGAAGTCCAGCTGGTACGGCGACTGCCTGCCCAGCCGCGACTTCCCGATGCTCGTCGACCTCTACACCCAGGGCCGGCTCGACCTGGACGCGTTCGTCTCGGAGGAGATCGGCATCGAGGACATCGAGGCCGCCTTCGACAAGATGCACTCGGGTGACGTACTGCGCTCGGTGGTTCTCATGGACGGGGGCAACTGA
- a CDS encoding SigE family RNA polymerase sigma factor — translation MQAATQAGSTTMAAGRGSAKDAEFSAWMSARQPALLRTAYLLCGEHHGAEDLVQVTLAKVYLNWTKVHTREAIDGYARRILVNEHNSLWRRAFKKRETLSAEMPEWIATRDVYDEGRGSALWELVQTLPPKQRAAVVLRYYEELSEAETADVLGCSVGNVKSQTSRALATLRANAPAHQLNRTDHLGEEER, via the coding sequence ATGCAGGCGGCGACTCAGGCGGGCTCGACGACGATGGCAGCAGGACGGGGTTCGGCCAAGGACGCCGAGTTCAGTGCGTGGATGTCTGCGCGCCAACCCGCGCTGCTGCGGACGGCATACCTGCTGTGCGGTGAGCACCACGGCGCCGAGGACCTGGTCCAGGTCACCCTGGCGAAGGTCTACCTGAACTGGACGAAGGTCCACACCCGCGAGGCGATCGACGGCTATGCCCGGCGGATCCTGGTCAACGAGCACAACTCGTTGTGGCGCAGGGCGTTCAAGAAGCGCGAGACCCTCAGCGCCGAGATGCCCGAGTGGATCGCGACCCGTGACGTGTACGACGAGGGGCGCGGGTCGGCGCTGTGGGAGCTGGTCCAGACGCTCCCGCCCAAGCAGCGCGCGGCCGTGGTGCTTCGCTACTACGAAGAGCTCAGTGAGGCCGAGACCGCCGACGTGCTCGGCTGCAGTGTCGGCAACGTGAAGTCCCAGACCAGCAGGGCGCTGGCGACCTTGCGGGCCAACGCCCCAGCACATCAATTGAACCGGACCGATCACCTCGGGGAGGAGGAACGATGA
- a CDS encoding oxygenase MpaB family protein, whose product MSEATTDGYFPPGSLLRHVQEQRQVGQTYGQRALIIGATHPVPYVGTSDSTRAKEKPFQRLSSTAAAFETIFFGSRKQADRVLHGVHSMHTRVSGELARDEGNYPKGTPYDAFDPELMLWTMAMLADSSRVCFETLVRPLDADEREELWAEWVRFGELFGMPRSVAPSSAREFDEWLAARLEPSQLHLTEEARVVGLAIAEDMPVPRHMRVGIVGTNLVVRGTLPAQVRELYAMSWTPAHEAAFRAVTAGVRATRHVVPRRVRVGDNSVLFGIVAATERDILAKGGHTMDLPS is encoded by the coding sequence ATGTCCGAGGCCACGACGGATGGCTACTTTCCGCCCGGCTCGCTGCTGCGCCATGTGCAGGAGCAGCGGCAGGTGGGACAGACCTACGGCCAGCGGGCGTTGATCATCGGCGCGACCCATCCGGTTCCCTACGTCGGCACCTCCGACTCCACCCGAGCGAAGGAGAAGCCGTTCCAGCGGCTGTCCAGCACGGCGGCGGCATTCGAGACGATCTTCTTCGGCTCGAGGAAGCAGGCCGACCGGGTGCTGCACGGTGTGCACTCCATGCACACCAGGGTCTCCGGTGAGCTGGCGCGCGACGAGGGGAACTATCCCAAGGGCACACCGTACGACGCGTTCGACCCGGAGCTGATGCTGTGGACGATGGCGATGCTCGCCGATTCGTCGCGGGTCTGCTTCGAGACCCTGGTGCGGCCGCTCGACGCGGACGAGCGCGAGGAGCTCTGGGCCGAGTGGGTGCGGTTCGGTGAGCTGTTCGGGATGCCACGCTCCGTCGCTCCCTCGAGTGCCCGCGAGTTCGACGAGTGGCTGGCCGCCCGGCTCGAGCCCTCGCAGCTCCACCTGACCGAGGAGGCGCGCGTGGTCGGCCTGGCGATCGCCGAGGACATGCCGGTCCCGCGCCACATGCGGGTCGGGATCGTGGGCACCAACCTGGTGGTGAGGGGGACGCTTCCCGCGCAGGTTCGCGAGCTCTACGCGATGAGCTGGACGCCGGCGCACGAGGCCGCGTTCCGGGCCGTGACCGCCGGTGTCCGAGCGACCCGACATGTCGTGCCCCGACGGGTCCGGGTCGGTGACAACTCGGTCCTGTTCGGGATCGTCGCCGCCACCGAGCGCGACATCCTCGCCAAGGGCGGCCACACGATGGATCTTCCGTCGTGA